From the genome of Ralstonia pickettii, one region includes:
- the argG gene encoding argininosuccinate synthase → METILQHVPVGQKVGIAFSGGLDTSAALRWMKNKGALPYAYTANLGQPDEEDYDAIPRKAMEYGAEKARLIDCRPQLANEGIAAIQSGAFHISTGGITYFNTTPLGRAVTGTMLVAAMKEDDVNIWGDGSTFKGNDIERFYRYGLLTNPALKIYKPWLDQAFIDELGGRAEMSAFMTKEGFGYKMSAEKAYSTDSNMLGATHEAKDLEHLNSGIRIVNPIMGVAFWKPEVEVKAEEVSVTFDEGRPVAVNGREIADPVEMFLELNRIGGRHGLGMSDQIENRIIEAKSRGIYEAPGMALLHIAYERLVTGIHNEDTIEQYRINGLRLGRLLYQGRWFDPQAIMLRETAQRWVARAVTGTVTLELRRGNDYSILNTESPNLTYAPERLSMEKVEDAPFSPADRIGQLTMRNLDLMDTREKLSIYSKAGLLSLGTANALPQLDGGKK, encoded by the coding sequence ATGGAAACCATCCTGCAACATGTTCCCGTCGGCCAGAAGGTCGGCATTGCCTTCTCGGGCGGTCTCGACACCAGCGCTGCGCTGCGCTGGATGAAGAACAAGGGCGCGCTGCCCTATGCCTACACCGCCAATCTCGGCCAGCCCGATGAGGAAGACTACGATGCCATCCCGCGCAAGGCGATGGAGTACGGTGCAGAGAAGGCCCGCCTGATCGACTGCCGCCCGCAGCTGGCCAATGAAGGCATTGCCGCTATCCAGTCCGGCGCCTTCCACATCAGCACTGGCGGCATCACGTACTTCAACACCACGCCGCTGGGCCGCGCCGTGACCGGCACCATGCTGGTCGCCGCCATGAAGGAAGACGACGTCAACATCTGGGGCGACGGCTCGACCTTCAAGGGCAACGACATCGAGCGCTTCTACCGCTACGGCCTGCTCACCAACCCGGCGCTGAAGATCTACAAGCCGTGGCTGGACCAGGCCTTCATCGACGAGCTGGGCGGCCGCGCCGAAATGTCGGCCTTTATGACGAAGGAAGGTTTCGGCTACAAGATGAGCGCCGAGAAAGCCTACTCGACGGACAGCAACATGCTGGGCGCCACGCACGAAGCCAAGGATCTGGAGCACCTGAACAGCGGCATCCGCATCGTCAACCCGATCATGGGCGTGGCGTTCTGGAAGCCGGAAGTCGAGGTCAAGGCGGAAGAAGTGTCGGTCACGTTTGACGAAGGCCGTCCGGTCGCCGTCAACGGCCGCGAGATTGCCGACCCGGTGGAGATGTTCCTCGAGCTGAACCGCATCGGCGGCCGTCACGGCCTGGGCATGAGCGACCAGATCGAAAACCGCATCATCGAAGCCAAGAGCCGCGGCATCTACGAAGCCCCGGGGATGGCGCTGCTGCACATCGCCTACGAACGCCTGGTGACCGGCATTCACAACGAAGACACCATCGAGCAGTACCGCATCAACGGTCTGCGCCTGGGCCGCCTGCTGTACCAAGGTCGCTGGTTCGACCCGCAAGCGATCATGCTGCGCGAAACCGCCCAGCGCTGGGTGGCGCGCGCCGTGACCGGCACCGTTACGCTGGAACTGCGCCGCGGCAACGACTACTCGATCCTGAACACCGAATCGCCCAACCTGACCTACGCTCCTGAGCGTCTGTCGATGGAGAAGGTCGAGGACGCGCCGTTCAGCCCGGCAGATCGCATCGGCCAACTGACCATGCGCAACCTGGACCTGATGGACACGCGCGAGAAACTGTCGATCTACTCGAAGGCTGGCCTGCTGTCGCTGGGTACTGCCAACGCGCTGCCCCAACTCGACGGCGGCAAGAAGTAA
- the argF gene encoding ornithine carbamoyltransferase produces the protein MNPPSSIKHYLQFKDFSLEEYEYLLDRSAILKAKFKNYETWHPLHDRTLAMIFEKNSTRTRLSFEAGIHQLGGHAVFLNTRDSQLGRGEPIEDAAQVISRMTDIIMIRTFGQEIIERFAAHSRVPVINGLTNEYHPCQVLADIFTFIEHRGPIKGKTVTWVGDANNMAYTWIQAAEILGFRFHFSAPKGYQLDAAMVADSASPFVHVFESPLEACDGAHLVTTDVWTSMGYEAENEARKKAFGDWMVTEAMMQRAQPDALFMHCLPAHRGEEVEAAVIDGKQSVVWDEAENRLHVQKALMEYLLCGRY, from the coding sequence ATGAACCCACCAAGCTCGATCAAGCACTACCTGCAGTTCAAGGACTTTTCGCTGGAAGAGTACGAATACCTGCTGGACCGTTCCGCGATCCTCAAGGCCAAGTTCAAGAACTACGAGACATGGCACCCGCTGCACGACCGCACGCTGGCCATGATCTTCGAGAAGAATTCCACACGTACGCGTCTGTCGTTCGAAGCTGGCATTCACCAGCTCGGCGGCCACGCGGTCTTCCTGAACACGCGCGATTCCCAGCTCGGGCGCGGTGAGCCGATCGAAGACGCGGCGCAGGTCATCTCCCGCATGACCGACATCATCATGATCCGCACCTTCGGGCAGGAGATCATCGAGCGCTTCGCTGCGCATTCGCGCGTGCCGGTCATCAACGGGCTGACCAACGAATACCACCCGTGCCAGGTGCTGGCCGACATCTTCACCTTCATCGAGCACCGTGGCCCCATCAAGGGCAAGACCGTCACCTGGGTGGGCGATGCCAACAACATGGCCTACACGTGGATCCAGGCAGCCGAGATCCTCGGTTTCCGCTTCCACTTTTCTGCGCCGAAGGGCTATCAGCTGGATGCGGCCATGGTAGCTGACTCCGCTTCGCCGTTCGTGCATGTGTTCGAGAGCCCGCTCGAGGCCTGCGACGGCGCGCATCTGGTGACCACCGACGTGTGGACCAGCATGGGCTACGAAGCCGAGAACGAAGCGCGCAAGAAGGCCTTTGGCGACTGGATGGTCACCGAGGCGATGATGCAGCGCGCACAACCCGATGCGCTGTTCATGCACTGCCTGCCCGCGCACCGGGGCGAGGAGGTCGAGGCAGCTGTCATCGACGGCAAGCAGAGCGTCGTGTGGGATGAGGCGGAGAACCGCCTGCACGTGCAGAAGGCGCTGATGGAATACCTGCTGTGCGGCCGCTACTAA
- a CDS encoding DUF3579 domain-containing protein, translating to MAANPRQFFIQGVTRDGKTFRPSDWADRLCGVMAQFRPAGDTGDPRFTYSPYVRPVMSGGIRSVFVDERLRDIEPKALDFVLNFAHDNNLQLVEACILPEGSAPGKA from the coding sequence ATGGCAGCCAACCCTCGCCAATTCTTTATCCAGGGCGTCACCCGCGACGGAAAAACCTTCCGCCCGAGCGACTGGGCCGATCGGCTGTGCGGTGTGATGGCGCAGTTCCGCCCGGCCGGGGATACCGGAGATCCCCGCTTCACCTACTCCCCCTATGTGCGCCCCGTCATGTCGGGCGGCATCCGCAGCGTGTTCGTTGACGAGCGCCTGCGCGACATCGAACCCAAGGCGCTGGATTTCGTGCTGAACTTCGCGCACGACAACAACCTGCAGCTCGTGGAAGCCTGCATCCTGCCGGAAGGCAGCGCTCCCGGGAAAGCCTAA
- the rpsT gene encoding 30S ribosomal protein S20 has protein sequence MANTAQARKRARQAVVQNAHNSALRSRLRTAIKGVRKAVAAGDKTAAAAAFKTAQSTIDSIADKKIVHKNKAARAKSRLSAAIKAMAA, from the coding sequence ATGGCAAACACCGCACAAGCACGCAAGCGCGCACGCCAAGCCGTCGTTCAGAACGCTCACAACTCGGCTCTGCGTTCGCGTCTGCGTACCGCAATCAAGGGCGTCCGCAAGGCTGTGGCCGCTGGCGACAAGACTGCCGCTGCTGCTGCATTCAAGACCGCCCAAAGCACGATCGACAGCATCGCTGACAAGAAGATCGTCCACAAGAACAAGGCTGCACGCGCCAAGTCGCGTCTGTCCGCTGCCATCAAGGCAATGGCTGCCTAA
- the murJ gene encoding murein biosynthesis integral membrane protein MurJ: MNLLKTLATISGLTMLSRITGLIRETLIARAFGASVYTDAFNVAFRIPNLLRRLSAEGAFSQAFVPILGEFKNRQGEAETRALVDSVATVMTWFLVIISALGVIGAPLIVTAVATGFKEHESQAYISAIFMTRVMFPYIGLVSLVALASGILNTWRQFAVPAFTPVLLNLSFIVAAVFVAPHLETPIYAQAYAVMVGGILQLAIQIPSLRKVGMLPRVSINVRAAWHHPGVRRVLKQMLPATLSVSVAQISLIINTNIASRLPTGSVSWLNYADRLMEFPTALLGVALGTILLPSLSKASAENNREEYSSLLDWGLRLTVLLAVPSAVGLFVFGAPLTATLFHYGKFNGIDVEMTRQALTSYGVGLIGLIVIKILAPGFYARQDIRTPVKIALVVLVATQLSNYVFVPIFGHAGLALSISFGATINAALLFFGLRRRGYYHPLPGWKLFIAQVTSAVLLLAGVLLWLARNFDWVGLGAKPLVRIALLGASLVLCAVVYFGTLWLTGLKFSTFRKKAI; the protein is encoded by the coding sequence TTGAATCTCCTCAAAACCCTCGCCACGATCAGCGGCCTGACGATGCTCTCGCGCATCACGGGGCTCATTCGCGAGACGCTCATCGCCCGCGCTTTCGGCGCCTCGGTTTACACCGACGCCTTCAACGTCGCCTTCCGTATCCCCAACCTGCTGCGCCGGCTTTCGGCCGAGGGCGCGTTCTCGCAAGCGTTCGTGCCGATCCTGGGTGAATTCAAGAACCGCCAGGGCGAAGCTGAAACACGCGCGCTGGTCGACTCCGTAGCGACGGTGATGACGTGGTTCCTGGTAATCATCTCGGCGTTGGGCGTGATTGGCGCGCCGTTGATCGTCACCGCCGTCGCGACGGGTTTCAAAGAGCACGAAAGCCAGGCCTACATCTCGGCGATCTTCATGACGCGCGTGATGTTTCCGTACATCGGGCTGGTGTCGCTGGTGGCGCTGGCGTCGGGCATTCTGAATACGTGGCGGCAGTTCGCGGTGCCGGCTTTCACGCCCGTGCTGCTCAACCTGTCGTTCATCGTGGCGGCGGTGTTTGTGGCGCCGCACCTCGAAACGCCAATCTACGCGCAGGCCTACGCGGTGATGGTAGGCGGCATCCTGCAACTCGCCATTCAAATTCCCTCGCTGCGCAAGGTCGGGATGCTGCCGCGCGTGTCGATCAACGTGCGGGCGGCATGGCACCACCCGGGCGTACGACGCGTGCTCAAGCAGATGTTGCCGGCCACGCTATCGGTATCCGTCGCTCAGATCAGTCTGATCATCAATACGAACATTGCGTCGCGCTTGCCCACGGGCAGCGTGTCGTGGCTGAACTACGCGGACCGCCTGATGGAATTCCCCACCGCGCTGCTGGGCGTGGCGCTCGGGACGATTCTGCTGCCAAGCCTGTCCAAAGCCAGCGCCGAGAACAACCGTGAAGAGTACTCATCGCTGCTCGACTGGGGCCTGCGGCTGACCGTGCTGCTGGCGGTGCCCTCTGCGGTGGGGCTGTTCGTGTTTGGCGCACCGCTCACGGCCACGCTCTTTCATTACGGCAAATTCAACGGCATCGACGTCGAGATGACGCGCCAGGCGCTGACGTCGTACGGCGTCGGGCTGATCGGGCTGATTGTCATCAAGATCCTGGCGCCCGGCTTCTATGCGCGGCAGGACATTCGCACGCCGGTAAAGATTGCGCTGGTGGTGCTGGTGGCGACGCAGCTGTCCAACTACGTCTTCGTGCCGATTTTCGGGCACGCGGGGCTGGCGCTGTCGATCAGCTTTGGCGCGACCATCAATGCAGCGCTGCTGTTCTTCGGCCTGCGCCGACGCGGTTATTACCACCCGCTGCCGGGCTGGAAGCTGTTCATCGCGCAGGTGACGTCAGCCGTATTGCTGCTGGCCGGTGTGCTCCTGTGGCTCGCCCGCAATTTTGATTGGGTTGGACTGGGCGCCAAGCCGCTTGTGCGCATCGCGCTGCTCGGGGCAAGCCTGGTCCTGTGCGCGGTGGTCTATTTCGGTACACTGTGGCTCACCGGATTGAAGTTCTCCACGTTCCGAAAAAAGGCCATCTGA
- a CDS encoding SirB1 family protein, translated as MTTKVLDYFSALVADDDSIPLTETALSIAQDAYPDLDLQAELAAIDVLVARIKNRIAEGTPAIQRLRLLNQFFYRELGFGPNANDYYDPENSYLNAVLQSRRGIPISLAVLLMEIGQQIGLPLKGVSFPNHFLVRMSIPAGEVVLDPLTGQTLSKEELQDMLDPYLEKEGIEDPNSVPLGVFLQVATHREIIARMLRNLKAIYLQESRWQRLLAVQQRLVILLPDSIEEVRDRGLAYANLECFRPALEDLEAYVDARPDAADTAKLKERMPTLRAMSKHLN; from the coding sequence ATGACCACTAAAGTCCTCGATTACTTTTCGGCCCTGGTCGCGGACGACGACAGCATCCCTCTCACAGAAACCGCCCTGTCGATTGCGCAGGACGCGTATCCGGATCTGGACCTGCAGGCAGAGCTGGCCGCCATTGACGTGCTTGTCGCGCGGATCAAAAACCGCATCGCCGAGGGCACGCCCGCCATCCAGCGCCTGCGCCTGCTCAATCAGTTCTTCTATCGGGAGCTGGGCTTCGGCCCCAATGCAAACGATTACTACGACCCCGAGAACTCTTATCTGAATGCGGTGCTGCAGAGCCGGCGCGGCATTCCGATCTCCTTGGCCGTGCTGCTGATGGAAATCGGGCAGCAGATCGGCCTGCCGCTCAAGGGCGTGTCTTTCCCCAACCACTTCCTGGTGCGCATGAGCATTCCTGCGGGCGAGGTCGTGCTCGATCCGCTAACGGGGCAGACACTGTCGAAGGAAGAGTTGCAGGACATGCTCGACCCGTACCTGGAAAAGGAAGGCATCGAAGACCCGAACTCGGTGCCGCTCGGGGTGTTCCTGCAGGTGGCCACGCACCGCGAGATCATCGCGCGCATGCTGCGCAATCTGAAGGCGATCTACCTGCAGGAATCGCGCTGGCAGCGCCTGCTGGCGGTGCAGCAGCGGCTGGTGATTCTGCTCCCCGATTCCATCGAGGAGGTGCGCGACCGGGGGCTGGCCTACGCCAATCTGGAGTGCTTCCGGCCCGCGCTGGAAGATCTCGAAGCGTACGTCGATGCCCGGCCCGATGCAGCCGATACGGCCAAGCTCAAGGAGCGCATGCCAACGCTGCGCGCCATGAGCAAGCATTTGAACTGA
- a CDS encoding VTT domain-containing protein — protein MQLVDIVLHVDKSLGLLIQQYGAWVYVLLFAIVFAETGLVVLPFLPGDTLLFIAGAMCATGQMDAWLLIVLLVIAATTGNTVNYFVGSWIGPKVFDGHIRFLDHEALMKTHGFYERHGGKTLVMARFIPVVRTFAPFVAGVSKMTFAKFQLFNMIGAVLWVAILVLSGEAFGNVPVIRDHLNTIVLIGLGAAIVPLALGGLWKLLKRRRGVAPK, from the coding sequence ATGCAATTGGTCGACATCGTGCTGCATGTCGACAAGTCGTTGGGCTTGCTGATTCAGCAATACGGCGCATGGGTCTACGTGCTGCTGTTCGCCATCGTGTTCGCCGAAACCGGCCTCGTGGTGCTGCCTTTTCTGCCGGGCGACACGCTGCTGTTCATTGCCGGGGCCATGTGCGCCACGGGTCAGATGGATGCCTGGCTGCTCATCGTATTGCTGGTGATTGCCGCCACAACGGGCAACACCGTCAACTATTTCGTCGGCTCCTGGATCGGCCCCAAGGTATTCGACGGTCACATCCGCTTCCTCGATCACGAAGCGTTGATGAAAACGCACGGCTTCTATGAACGTCACGGCGGCAAGACGCTGGTGATGGCGCGCTTCATCCCGGTGGTGCGCACGTTCGCGCCGTTTGTGGCGGGCGTGTCGAAAATGACGTTCGCGAAGTTCCAGCTCTTCAACATGATCGGCGCCGTGCTGTGGGTGGCGATCCTGGTGCTGTCCGGCGAGGCGTTCGGTAATGTGCCCGTGATTCGCGATCACCTGAACACGATCGTACTGATCGGCCTGGGCGCGGCGATCGTGCCGCTGGCGCTGGGCGGACTGTGGAAGCTGCTCAAGCGCCGTCGCGGCGTGGCGCCGAAGTAG
- the mutL gene encoding DNA mismatch repair endonuclease MutL codes for MTSASTSRRPIRPLPDQLISQIAAGEVVERPASVVKELLENALDAGATQLQIKLEEGGVRRIAITDNGVGIPADELPVALMRHATSKIGSLEELESVATLGFRGEALASIASVAELTLTSRTANDAHATQIIAQTGRAQPASGGVGTTVDVQHLYFNTPARRKFLKTEQTELGHCMEVIRRTALARPDVAISVHHNGKPLEHWNATQADSRSAAVLGTEFARARLPFEESSGELRLFGFAGLPTASRGRADHQFFYVNGRFVRDRLLTHAVRSAYEDVLHGDRFPAYVLCLELPPEAVDVNVHPSKIEVRFRDSRAVHQFVYHAVQRALSRHAGEQGDSLRTDIAAAPEVAGVTTAPSPADNTTRWINQMAARQTSLGIAQPRAEYLSMMRGDSTPMPAIRPAWMTDVPSAATLFDGGTATAQAPAAVAEPVAAPPADDDDAHPLGFAVAQLHGIYVLAQNTRGMVLVDMHAAHERILYEQLKIALETKRVEVQPLLIPVTFAASPVEIGTAEEFRDTLTLLGFDISAVSPTTLAVRSVPTLLQKADAQALARDVLRDLHAYGGSRVLAERQNELLATLACHSAVRANRRLNLDEMNALLRQMEATERADQCNHGRPTWIQLTVADLDRLFLRGQ; via the coding sequence ATGACTTCCGCCTCGACTTCCCGCCGCCCCATCCGCCCGCTTCCCGACCAGTTGATCAGCCAGATCGCGGCCGGCGAGGTGGTCGAACGGCCGGCGTCCGTGGTCAAGGAACTGCTGGAAAACGCACTGGACGCCGGTGCCACGCAGCTCCAGATCAAGCTGGAGGAAGGCGGCGTGCGGCGCATTGCCATCACCGACAACGGCGTCGGCATTCCGGCCGACGAACTGCCCGTCGCGCTGATGCGGCATGCGACCAGCAAGATCGGCTCGCTGGAAGAGTTGGAATCGGTGGCGACGCTGGGGTTTCGGGGCGAGGCGCTGGCCTCGATTGCCTCGGTGGCGGAGTTGACGCTCACGTCGCGCACCGCCAATGACGCCCATGCCACGCAGATCATCGCGCAAACCGGGCGGGCCCAGCCGGCCTCTGGCGGTGTCGGCACCACCGTCGATGTGCAGCATCTGTACTTCAACACGCCGGCGCGCCGCAAATTCCTGAAGACCGAGCAGACCGAGCTGGGCCATTGCATGGAAGTGATCCGCCGCACCGCGCTGGCGCGGCCCGACGTAGCCATCTCCGTGCATCACAACGGCAAGCCGCTGGAGCATTGGAACGCCACACAGGCGGATTCACGCTCCGCAGCCGTGCTCGGCACCGAATTCGCCCGCGCACGCCTGCCTTTCGAGGAATCGTCCGGGGAACTGCGCCTGTTCGGCTTTGCCGGCCTGCCGACCGCCTCGCGCGGCAGGGCCGACCACCAGTTCTTCTACGTCAACGGCCGTTTCGTGCGCGATCGCCTGCTGACGCATGCCGTGCGCAGCGCCTACGAAGATGTGCTGCATGGCGACCGCTTCCCGGCCTACGTGCTGTGCCTGGAGTTGCCGCCCGAAGCGGTGGACGTCAACGTGCACCCGTCCAAGATCGAGGTGCGCTTCCGCGACAGCCGCGCGGTGCACCAGTTCGTCTATCACGCGGTGCAGCGCGCCCTGTCCCGCCACGCCGGCGAACAGGGCGACAGCCTGCGCACCGACATCGCCGCTGCGCCCGAAGTTGCCGGGGTCACGACGGCGCCCTCGCCCGCCGACAACACCACGCGCTGGATCAACCAGATGGCCGCGCGGCAGACGTCGCTCGGCATTGCACAGCCGCGTGCGGAATACCTGTCGATGATGCGCGGCGATAGCACGCCCATGCCGGCGATACGCCCCGCCTGGATGACCGACGTGCCGAGCGCGGCAACGTTGTTCGACGGCGGCACCGCGACCGCGCAAGCGCCTGCTGCTGTTGCAGAGCCGGTCGCTGCACCACCCGCCGATGACGACGATGCGCACCCGCTCGGCTTTGCCGTGGCCCAGTTGCACGGCATCTACGTGCTGGCGCAGAACACGCGCGGCATGGTGCTCGTCGATATGCATGCCGCGCACGAGCGCATCCTGTACGAGCAACTCAAGATCGCACTGGAAACCAAGCGTGTCGAGGTGCAACCGCTCCTCATTCCCGTCACGTTTGCCGCAAGCCCGGTGGAGATCGGCACCGCAGAGGAATTCCGCGACACGCTCACCCTGCTCGGCTTCGACATCTCCGCCGTGTCGCCCACCACGCTGGCCGTGCGATCGGTGCCGACACTGCTGCAGAAGGCCGATGCGCAGGCGCTCGCGCGCGACGTGCTGCGCGATCTGCACGCGTACGGCGGCTCGCGCGTGCTGGCCGAACGCCAGAACGAGCTGCTGGCCACGTTGGCGTGCCACTCTGCCGTGCGTGCCAACCGCAGGTTGAACCTGGACGAGATGAACGCGCTGCTGCGCCAGATGGAAGCCACCGAACGCGCCGACCAGTGCAATCACGGCCGCCCGACATGGATCCAGTTGACCGTGGCTGACCTGGATCGCCTCTTCCTGCGTGGCCAGTAA
- the miaA gene encoding tRNA (adenosine(37)-N6)-dimethylallyltransferase MiaA has protein sequence MTASAASAPRAICLLGPTASGKTAAALKLAERWPVEIISMDSALVYRGMDIGTAKPSAEEQAIAPHHLIDIIDPLDAYSAAQFANDANALIDAIRARGRLPLIVGGTMLYYKALTQGLSDLPGADPAIRAEIDAEAARDGWPALHAKLAQVDPVTAARLHATDAQRIQRALELYRLTGQPMSALLAREVGANAFQQHDAAAPYLTIALEPSDRLVLHARIAQRFDAMLAGGLLDEVEALRRRGDLSPTLPSIRCVGYRQAWAYLEGEIDMAALREQGIAATRQLCKRQITWLRSTPERHVVDCLAPDYVDQVARLVQTSLESQSQ, from the coding sequence ATGACTGCGTCCGCTGCAAGCGCCCCGCGCGCGATTTGCCTGCTCGGCCCGACCGCGTCCGGCAAGACCGCCGCCGCATTGAAGCTGGCCGAACGCTGGCCGGTCGAGATCATCAGCATGGATTCCGCGCTGGTGTATCGCGGCATGGACATCGGCACGGCAAAGCCCAGCGCCGAAGAACAGGCCATCGCGCCGCATCACCTGATCGACATCATTGATCCGCTCGATGCGTATTCCGCCGCGCAGTTTGCCAACGATGCGAATGCGCTGATCGATGCCATCCGCGCACGCGGCCGGCTGCCACTGATCGTCGGGGGCACGATGCTTTATTACAAGGCGCTCACGCAAGGGCTCTCCGATTTGCCCGGCGCCGATCCCGCCATCCGCGCGGAGATCGATGCCGAAGCCGCCCGCGATGGCTGGCCGGCATTGCACGCCAAACTGGCGCAGGTCGATCCGGTGACGGCCGCGCGACTGCACGCAACCGACGCGCAGCGCATCCAGCGCGCGTTGGAGCTGTATCGGCTGACGGGCCAGCCGATGTCCGCCCTGCTCGCACGCGAGGTCGGCGCGAATGCGTTCCAGCAGCACGATGCAGCCGCGCCGTATCTGACGATCGCGCTGGAACCGTCCGACCGCCTCGTGCTGCATGCGCGCATCGCACAGCGCTTTGACGCGATGCTCGCCGGCGGGCTGCTCGACGAGGTGGAGGCCTTGCGCCGCCGCGGCGATCTTTCGCCCACGCTGCCATCCATCCGCTGCGTCGGTTATCGCCAGGCGTGGGCTTACCTCGAAGGCGAAATCGACATGGCTGCCCTCCGTGAACAAGGCATCGCCGCAACGCGCCAGCTCTGCAAGCGCCAGATCACCTGGCTGCGCAGCACACCCGAGCGGCACGTGGTCGATTGCCTCGCGCCCGATTACGTCGATCAGGTCGCGCGCCTGGTCCAAACCTCACTGGAATCGCAATCCCAATGA
- a CDS encoding GNAT family N-acetyltransferase, whose protein sequence is MTATTTATRFTLRPATPDDCASLVRLISALAEYEKLTHLVQTTPEALATMLFGPRPYCEAVLAEVDGRAVGFALFFHNFSTFLCKPGLYLEDLFVEPEYRGLGIGKALLIHLARLAQERDCGRFEWSVLDWNAPSIAFYEAMGADVLPEWRICRATGDALTKLAATIMPASLAAQA, encoded by the coding sequence ATGACCGCCACCACCACTGCGACTCGCTTCACGCTGCGCCCCGCCACCCCCGATGACTGCGCCTCGCTCGTTCGTCTGATCTCTGCGCTGGCCGAATACGAAAAGCTCACGCACCTGGTGCAGACCACGCCCGAAGCGCTGGCGACGATGTTGTTCGGGCCGCGCCCGTACTGTGAGGCGGTGCTGGCAGAAGTCGACGGCCGGGCCGTGGGCTTTGCGCTGTTCTTCCACAACTTCTCGACCTTCCTGTGCAAGCCGGGCCTGTATCTGGAAGACCTCTTCGTCGAGCCCGAATACCGCGGCCTGGGCATCGGCAAGGCACTCCTGATCCACCTCGCGCGCCTGGCGCAGGAGCGGGACTGCGGCCGCTTCGAATGGAGCGTGCTCGATTGGAATGCGCCGTCCATCGCGTTCTACGAAGCCATGGGCGCCGATGTGCTGCCCGAGTGGCGCATCTGCCGCGCCACCGGCGACGCGTTGACCAAGCTGGCCGCCACGATCATGCCCGCCAGCCTGGCCGCACAGGCCTGA
- a CDS encoding 2OG-Fe(II) oxygenase, producing the protein MPHSTAAAQVSAGHRPTLDGIDWAAIEDALNDVGSAVLPSLLDEDACNALTALYPQDRLFRSRVVMERHGFGCGEYQYFAYPLPDLIAQLRTSLYPPLATIADRWNQAMDIDVRYPAKHADFLRRCHEAGQLRPTPLILRYGPRDYNCLHQDLYGEHVFPLQVAILLSEPGVDFTGGEFVMTEQRPRMQSRPEVVPLRKGDAVVFAVHHRPVQGTRGTYRVNMRHGVSRLLSGQRHTVGIIFHDAL; encoded by the coding sequence ATGCCGCATTCCACCGCCGCCGCGCAGGTCAGCGCGGGGCACCGCCCAACCCTTGACGGCATCGACTGGGCCGCCATTGAAGACGCCCTCAACGATGTCGGCAGCGCCGTATTGCCGAGCCTGCTGGACGAGGACGCCTGCAATGCCTTGACCGCGCTGTACCCGCAAGACCGCCTGTTTCGCTCGCGTGTGGTGATGGAGCGCCATGGCTTCGGGTGCGGCGAATACCAGTATTTCGCGTATCCGCTGCCGGACCTCATCGCGCAACTGCGCACGTCGCTTTATCCGCCGCTGGCGACCATCGCCGACCGCTGGAACCAAGCCATGGATATCGACGTGCGCTATCCGGCCAAGCACGCCGATTTCCTGCGTCGCTGCCACGAAGCCGGCCAGCTGCGCCCCACGCCGCTGATCCTGCGATACGGCCCCCGTGACTACAACTGCCTGCATCAGGATCTGTATGGCGAGCACGTCTTCCCGCTGCAGGTGGCCATCCTGCTGTCGGAACCGGGCGTCGATTTCACCGGCGGCGAATTCGTCATGACGGAGCAGCGCCCGCGGATGCAGTCGCGGCCCGAAGTGGTGCCGCTGCGCAAAGGCGATGCCGTGGTCTTTGCGGTGCACCATCGGCCCGTACAAGGCACGCGCGGTACGTATCGCGTGAACATGCGCCACGGTGTGAGCCGCCTGCTCTCGGGTCAGCGGCATACTGTGGGCATCATCTTCCACGACGCGCTGTAG